One window of the Triticum dicoccoides isolate Atlit2015 ecotype Zavitan chromosome 3B, WEW_v2.0, whole genome shotgun sequence genome contains the following:
- the LOC119275152 gene encoding disease resistance protein RGA5-like, translating to MAVTMASVSTGVMNSLLGKLATLMGDEYRKIKGVRNKVASLLDEFSSMSALLVKLAGMDELDVQAREWRDQVREMSYDIEDCVDDFMRDLGQKGATTGFLKKTAERLKKLRVRHQMANMIRRIETRVSEVHDRRTRYKIDEYAPSSGIVAVDPRVIAIYAEAAGLVGIDAPRDELMKMLMVEGKELRVASIVGFPGLGKTTLANEVYRKLQGQFDCHAFVSVSQKPDMPNLLSNLLLKLAGQHSSQMGKLDDTITGIREYLSNKRYLIIIDDLWDSLAWKVIRCAFPENSRSSRVLTTTRIYSVAATCCSNSKEYVYKMKSLDDQDSRRLFFSRVFGFGEPCPVIYAELSTDILKRCGGLPLAIISISSLLAGQLKPMWEYVRNSLGSMFEGNPTLEEMKQILDLSYRNLPHHLKTCLLYLGMYPEDYEIMKNDLSRQWIAEGFVSSINGLDAEDVAGSYFNELINRSMIQPVEKDCNDEVLSCRVHDVMLDLIRSKSIEENFISVMDHQQIVTGMNKQIRRISLCNGGEERGVMPAITSESLSRARSVAVFRTVFWPSLLGFKYVRVLHLEYPKSGRLDLTGMCGLFLLRYVKIACDYNTSLQLPSQIGELRQLETFDLQWSPLVSIPPDIIGLPRLSHLVVPKCTLLPDGIGSLKSLRTLHGFDVSENSINNIECLGELNNMRDLDLYWSRTETLGEAENRMDALRSSLERLSHSSNLKNLVLQNLSSTLLVGWSTLSSPPRHLQKLDLFGCVFSRVPKWICQLSDLHWLVLRVEKVVSSKDDGDVDILARLPSLIHLELQIEKCPEERVIITGSGTAFQTLKHLKFSCPKLLLAFEAGAVPRLQRLELRFSIKGWQQGSSACLPAGIEHLPPGFREVSPMQFDHFRERLNRRDAAAAKSALRNAFACVGITMVRISGGDAVLKATTACSTNNTVPDELAILGATTEISDYSS from the exons ATGGCGGTGACGATGGCGAGCGTATCCACCGGCGTGATGAACTCCCTCCTCGGGAAGCTCGCCACGCTGATGGGGGATGAGTACCGCAAGATCAAAGGCGTTCGGAACAAGGTAGCGTCCCTTCTGGACGAGTTCAGTAGCATGAGTGCTCTGCTTGTGAAGCTCGCAGGCATGGATGAGCTTGACGTTCAGGCCAGGGAGTGGAGGGACCAAGTCCGGGAGATGTCATACGACATTGAAGACTGCGTCGACGATTTCATGCGTGACCTCGGACAAAAAGGCGCAACCACTGGCTTTCTGAAGAAGACTGCCGAGCGCCTGAAGAAGCTCAGGGTGCGCCATCAGATGGCCAACATGATCCGTAGGATCGAGACTCGTGTAAGTGAAGTGCATGACCGGCGCACGAGGTACAAAATTGATGAGTACGCCCCGTCATCTGGCATTGTCGCTGTCGACCCAAGAGTGATTGCCATCTATGCTGAGGCGGCCGGTCTTGTGGGCATCGATGCTCCAAGAGACGAGCTCATGAAGATGTTGATGGTTGAAGGGAAAGAGCTGAGGGTGGCTTCTATTGTGGGATTCCCTGGTCTTGGAAAAACCACACTTGCAAATGAAGTGTACCGTAAGCTTCAAGGACAATTTGATTGTCATGCATTTGTTTCGGTGTCTCAAAAACCAGATATGCCGAACCTTCTCAGTAATTTGTTACTGAAACTTGCGGGGCAACACTCTTCTCAAATGGGCAAGTTGGACGATACGATCACCGGTATCAGGGAATATCTGTCGAATAAGAG GTACTTAATCATAATTGATGATTTATGGGATTCGCTTGCATGGAAGGTTATTAGATGCGCTTTTCCAGAAAACAGTCGTAGCAGTAGAGTGCTAACAACTACAAGGATTTACTCTGTTGCCGCTACTTGTTGCTCTAATAGCAAAGAGTATGTTTATAAGATGAAATCATTGGATGACCAGGACTCAAGAAGACTATTTTTTAGTAGAGTATTTGGTTTTGGAGAACCTTGCCCTGTCATATATGCGGAGCTTTCAACAGATATTTTGAAAAGATGTGGTGGTTTGCCCCTTGCCATTATCAGTATATCAAGCCTTCTTGCAGGTCAATTGAAGCCAATGTGGGAATATGTAAGGAATTCCTTGGGATCCATGTTTGAAGGCAATCCTACTCTAGAAGAAATGAAACAAATATTGGACCTTAGCTACAGAAATCTTCCTCACCATCTAAAGACATGCCTGCTTTATCTTGGTATGTATCCAGAGGATTACGAGATAATGAAGAATGACTTGTCGAGGCAATGGATAGCTGAAGGTTTCGTGAGTTCAATCAATGGGCTAGATGCAGAGGATGTTGCAGGGAGCTACTTCAACGAGCTCATCAACAGAAGCATGATCCAGCCTGTGGAGAAGGACTGTAATGATGAGGTGTTGTCGTGCAGAGTACATGATGTAATGCTTGATCTTATCAGATCCAAAAGCATAGAAGAGAATTTTATTTCTGTAATGGATCACCAACAAATTGTGACAGGGATGAACAAGCAGATCCGTCGAATATCACTCTGCAACGGCGGTGAAGAACGCGGTGTGATGCCGGCAATAACCAGCGAGTCACTATCAAGAGCTCGCTCAGTCGCAGTTTTCAGAACCGTTTTCTGGCCTAGTTTACTGGGGTTCAAGTATGTTCGAGTTCTACACCTTGAATATCCAAAAAGTGGAAGGCTGGATCTTACTGGTATGTGTGGGTTGTTTCTACTAAGATATGTAAAGATAGCCTGTGATTACAATACAAGTTTGCAGCTACCTAGTCAAATCGGGGAGCTAAGGCAATTGGAGACTTTTGATTTACAGTGGTCACCGCTGGTGAGCATTCCACCAGATATCATTGGTTTGCCCCGGTTGTCGCATTTGGTTGTCCCAAAATGTACTTTGTTGCCTGATGGGATTGGCAGCTTGAAGTCACTGCGCACTCTACATGGGTTTGATGTATCAGAAAACTCGATAAACAACATCGAGTGCCTTGGTGAGCTGAACAACATGAGAGATCTTGATCTCTATTGGTCAAGGACGGAGACCTTGGGGGAAGCAGAGAATCGCATGGATGCCTTGCGTTCTTCCCTCGAAAGGCTTTCACATTCCAGCAACCTAAAGAATCTTGTTCTGCAGAATCTTTCTTCGACGCTGCTGGTTGGTTGGAGCACACTGTCCTCTCCACCTCGCCATCTCCAGAAGCTTGATCTGTTTGGTTGTGTGTTTTCAAGGGTCCCCAAGTGGATATGTCAACTGAGCGACCTCCACTGGTTGGTTCTTAGGGTTGAGAAGGTGGTCTCTTCCAAGGACGATGGTGATGTCGATATTCTTGCACGGTTGCCCTCTCTTATCCACCTCGAGTTGCAGATCGAAAAATGCCCAGAAGAAAGGGTCATCATCACCGGCAGCGGCACGGCGTTCCAAACTCTCAAGCACCTGAAGTTCTCTTGCCCTAAGCTGCTGCTGGCCTTTGAAGCAGGAGCCGTGCCCAGGCTCCAGCGACTCGAGCTGCGGTTCAGTATAAAGGGATGGCAACAAGGCAGCAGTGCGTGCCTGCCCGCTGGCATCGAGCACCTGCCACCTGGCTTCAGAGAAGTCAGTCCAATGCAGTTTGACCACTTCAGAGAGAGGCTCAATAGACGCGATGCAGCTGCTGCGAAGTCTGCACTGAGGAACGCTTTTGCATGTGTAGGAATAACAATGGTGAGAATCAGTGGAGGGGACGCTGTTCTGAAAGCCACAACCGCTTGTTCCACTAATAACACTGTACCAGATGAGCTCGCTATCCTCGGAGCAACAACAGAAATCAGTGACTATTCAAGCTGA